A stretch of the Mycolicibacterium celeriflavum genome encodes the following:
- a CDS encoding FHA domain-containing protein has translation MHEGRSAGAEPLTVQVAGSVYTAKPDDGAVTIGRELPAQIRIDEPGISRTHVRLEPARDHWVLTDAGSRNGTYFDGQRVESVEIDREIDVYLGNPDGVCVQLRPSGGANTGQSPTDTLTAAPASTEADDAEPDPDEESTEAITPTVQVAVAIDAADIALRGIYARAASLPMSDDPQFAPEAAALLSELRRLEASLTNAARSATGRPEIAIALGEVRQAYTDLMRRAARAPAATLGQRLYDARHRCQLTVQEAANAAGVTDDDVISAESDLSVPAPAAATLQRFVDILEHGWERR, from the coding sequence ATGCATGAGGGGCGGTCCGCCGGAGCCGAACCGCTGACAGTTCAGGTCGCCGGCAGCGTCTACACCGCGAAACCCGACGACGGCGCAGTCACGATCGGTCGCGAGTTGCCGGCGCAGATCCGCATCGACGAACCCGGAATCTCACGCACCCACGTTCGACTCGAACCGGCGCGCGACCACTGGGTGCTGACCGACGCCGGAAGCCGAAACGGCACCTATTTCGACGGGCAGCGTGTGGAGTCCGTCGAAATCGACCGCGAGATCGACGTCTATTTGGGCAACCCTGACGGCGTCTGTGTGCAACTGCGTCCCTCAGGCGGTGCGAACACGGGACAAAGTCCGACCGACACACTCACCGCAGCCCCGGCGTCCACGGAAGCAGACGACGCCGAGCCCGACCCCGACGAAGAATCCACCGAAGCGATCACGCCGACCGTACAAGTGGCGGTCGCCATCGACGCGGCCGACATCGCGCTGCGCGGCATCTACGCACGCGCGGCCTCGCTGCCCATGAGCGACGACCCGCAGTTCGCGCCCGAAGCCGCCGCGTTGCTGTCCGAACTGCGCCGCCTCGAGGCTTCGCTCACCAACGCCGCGCGCAGCGCTACCGGGCGGCCCGAGATCGCGATCGCCCTCGGCGAGGTCAGGCAGGCATACACCGATCTGATGCGACGCGCCGCGCGTGCTCCCGCAGCGACTCTGGGTCAGCGTCTCTACGACGCGCGCCACCGCTGCCAGTTGACGGTGCAGGAAGCCGCAAACGCCGCCGGCGTCACCGACGATGACGTCATCAGCGCTGAGTCCGACCTCTCGGTGCCCGCCCCGGCCGCGGCCACCCTGCAGCGGTTCGTCGACATCCTCGAGCACGGCTGGGAACGGCGGTGA
- a CDS encoding neutral zinc metallopeptidase — MGLIGQVSRRRSRWLRPALASAAVSTVVLTGCSTVEGQAVSSLYNPNTVGGLTVADGPSGLRPDAAEPTGEVRYTDDGPVDGMALSAVNDLVQFWEEHYSEALDGTFEPVANLASYDSEDPLGPPLCGQILYEEPNAFFCPRSELIAWDRGVLVPTGQKFFGDMSVAALIAHEYGHAVQNMAGLVDRSTPTIVREQQADCFAGSYTRWVAEGSSPRFEMSTGDGLNKVLAGVITIRDPILTPEDAEMVEGGHGTALDRVSAFQSGFTDGVSTCAAIDLDSIEQSRADLPIVLDVDDSGALQTGETALDEALVKTVVEALNMQFEPAQPPTLSMQPGQSCADAKVTEPTSYCPENNTISVDLPGMQALGTQAGTEEGVLVQGDNTAISVLTSRYVLALQHQRQAQLDSAATALRTACLTGVAQRGMVEEVKLPSGNSIVLTAGDLDEAVAGLLNNGLAASDVNGNTVAAGFTRIMAFRSGLVNPDADACFTRFPE, encoded by the coding sequence ATGGGGCTTATCGGACAGGTGTCGCGCCGGAGAAGTCGGTGGCTGCGACCGGCCCTCGCGTCCGCGGCGGTCAGCACTGTTGTGCTCACGGGCTGCTCCACAGTCGAGGGCCAGGCCGTGTCGAGCCTGTACAACCCCAACACCGTGGGCGGATTGACCGTGGCTGACGGTCCGAGCGGTCTTCGACCGGACGCTGCCGAACCCACCGGCGAGGTCCGCTACACCGACGACGGACCCGTCGACGGGATGGCGCTGTCGGCGGTCAACGATCTCGTGCAGTTCTGGGAGGAGCACTACAGCGAGGCGCTGGACGGAACGTTCGAGCCGGTAGCGAACCTCGCGTCCTACGACTCCGAAGATCCGCTCGGCCCGCCGTTGTGCGGCCAGATCCTCTACGAGGAACCCAACGCGTTCTTCTGTCCCCGAAGTGAGCTGATCGCCTGGGACAGAGGCGTTTTGGTGCCTACCGGTCAGAAGTTCTTCGGTGACATGTCGGTCGCGGCGCTGATCGCGCACGAATACGGTCACGCGGTCCAGAACATGGCCGGACTGGTCGACCGGTCCACCCCCACCATCGTTCGTGAGCAGCAAGCAGACTGCTTCGCCGGCAGCTACACGCGCTGGGTCGCCGAGGGGTCCTCACCCCGCTTCGAGATGAGCACTGGCGACGGGCTGAACAAGGTGCTCGCCGGGGTCATCACCATCCGCGACCCGATCCTGACGCCCGAGGACGCCGAGATGGTCGAGGGTGGTCACGGCACCGCCCTGGATCGCGTCAGCGCGTTCCAGTCAGGGTTCACCGACGGTGTGTCGACCTGTGCGGCAATCGATCTCGACTCGATCGAGCAGAGCCGAGCGGATCTGCCGATCGTGCTCGACGTCGACGACAGCGGTGCCCTGCAGACCGGTGAGACAGCGCTCGACGAGGCCTTGGTCAAGACGGTGGTCGAGGCCCTCAACATGCAGTTCGAGCCCGCGCAACCGCCGACGCTGTCGATGCAGCCAGGTCAGTCATGTGCCGATGCCAAGGTGACCGAGCCGACGTCGTACTGCCCTGAGAACAACACCATTTCGGTCGACCTGCCCGGGATGCAGGCGCTGGGCACCCAGGCGGGAACCGAGGAGGGTGTACTCGTCCAGGGTGACAACACCGCGATCTCGGTGCTCACCTCCCGCTACGTGCTTGCGCTGCAGCATCAACGGCAAGCCCAGCTCGATTCGGCTGCGACGGCGTTGCGCACCGCCTGCCTGACCGGGGTTGCGCAGCGCGGCATGGTCGAGGAGGTGAAGCTGCCGTCGGGCAACTCCATCGTGTTGACGGCCGGCGACCTCGATGAGGCCGTTGCCGGCCTGCTCAACAACGGCCTGGCGGCCAGTGACGTCAACGGCAACACCGTCGCAGCCGGCTTCACCCGCATCATGGCGTTCCGTTCGGGTTTGGTGAACCCCGACGCCGACGCGTGCTTCACTCGCTTCCCCGAGTAG
- a CDS encoding DUF427 domain-containing protein has translation MGVRMSELLHGSLDALRYEPTPKRIRISLAGEPLVDTGAALLVWEPRRIVPTYAVPVADLVEQLVPAGAESGDDDVDRPGADRAVLDPTVPFGAHTCPGVEFDVIAGEETAPAAAFRPDDADLADYVVLEFGAFEWLEEDEPIVSHPHDPFHRIDVLASSRHVRIESDGHVLAESKRPLLLFETHLPVRFYLPRDDVLADLDGSDTISYCAYKGRASYFSVPDGPRDVAWTYRDPLPDGARVRDRICFFDERVDVTVDGVRRERPATQWS, from the coding sequence ATGGGTGTCAGGATGTCCGAACTGTTGCACGGGAGCCTGGACGCCCTGCGATACGAACCGACGCCCAAGCGGATCCGCATCAGCCTGGCCGGTGAACCGCTCGTCGACACCGGTGCTGCACTGCTCGTCTGGGAACCGCGCCGGATCGTGCCGACCTACGCGGTTCCGGTGGCCGACCTGGTCGAGCAACTGGTGCCCGCGGGTGCCGAGTCCGGTGACGACGACGTGGATCGTCCGGGTGCCGACCGCGCGGTGCTGGATCCGACAGTCCCGTTCGGCGCTCATACGTGTCCCGGCGTCGAGTTCGACGTGATCGCCGGCGAGGAGACGGCACCGGCGGCGGCGTTCCGTCCTGACGACGCCGACCTGGCCGACTATGTGGTGCTGGAGTTCGGCGCCTTCGAATGGCTGGAAGAGGACGAGCCAATCGTCAGCCATCCGCATGATCCGTTTCACCGCATCGACGTGCTGGCCAGCAGCCGTCACGTCCGCATCGAATCCGATGGGCACGTGCTTGCCGAGTCGAAGCGTCCGCTGCTGCTGTTCGAAACGCACCTGCCGGTACGGTTCTATCTGCCCCGCGACGACGTGCTCGCCGACCTCGACGGCAGCGACACGATCAGCTACTGCGCCTACAAGGGTCGGGCGTCCTACTTCTCGGTGCCCGACGGGCCGCGAGATGTGGCGTGGACCTACCGCGATCCGCTCCCGGACGGTGCCCGGGTGCGCGACCGGATCTGCTTCTTCGACGAACGGGTCGACGTCACCGTCGACGGCGTCCGCCGCGAACGCCCAGCGACGCAGTGGAGTTAG
- a CDS encoding acyl-CoA dehydrogenase family protein: MAFDLTPTAAQHDLARRTHEFAEQCIRPVALEYDQRQEFPWPVLEEAATRGFYSPLFYRDLIGDPTGLSLPMFMEELFWGCAGIGLAVVMPALALSAIGQAASPEQMLEWAPECFGTPGDLKLAALAISEPEGGSDVRNLRTRAHRDGEDWIIDGHKMWIGNGGIANVHVVNAVVDEELGHKGQALFIVPGGTLGLEMVRKLDKLGCRASHTAELKFNSVRVPAANLLGGQEKLDHKLAKAREAVEGGQHSGSATLGTFEQTRPMVAAQALGIARAALEYATEYANRREAFGAPIIDNQGIAFPLAELATGLDAARLLTWRASWMAASGVPFERGEGSMCKLAASEVAVRATERAIQTMGGWGYITDHPVEKWYRDAKLYTIFEGTSEIQRIVISNALGAADGKPPLHFDLEPTGGPINRVFGRGTPLRGRAADAALAAKDRVPAPIMRLAMNVLRPPRK; encoded by the coding sequence GTGGCCTTCGACCTCACGCCCACCGCCGCCCAGCACGACCTCGCGCGACGGACACATGAGTTCGCCGAGCAGTGCATCCGACCTGTTGCGCTCGAGTACGACCAACGCCAGGAGTTCCCGTGGCCGGTCCTCGAAGAAGCCGCCACTAGGGGGTTTTACAGCCCGCTGTTCTATCGAGACCTCATCGGTGACCCAACGGGGCTCTCGCTGCCGATGTTCATGGAGGAACTGTTCTGGGGATGCGCCGGGATCGGACTGGCGGTGGTGATGCCGGCGCTCGCGCTGTCGGCGATCGGGCAGGCGGCGTCTCCTGAACAGATGCTGGAGTGGGCACCCGAATGCTTCGGCACGCCAGGCGATCTCAAGCTGGCCGCGTTGGCGATCTCGGAACCCGAGGGCGGCAGCGACGTTCGTAATTTACGCACCCGCGCGCACCGCGACGGTGAGGACTGGATCATCGACGGCCACAAGATGTGGATCGGCAACGGCGGTATCGCCAACGTGCACGTCGTCAATGCCGTCGTCGACGAAGAACTCGGGCACAAGGGACAGGCGCTGTTCATCGTGCCCGGCGGCACGCTTGGTCTGGAGATGGTTCGCAAGCTCGACAAACTCGGCTGCCGTGCGTCGCATACCGCGGAGTTGAAGTTCAACAGCGTCCGGGTCCCGGCCGCCAATCTGCTCGGCGGCCAGGAGAAGCTCGACCACAAGCTCGCCAAGGCGCGCGAGGCGGTCGAAGGTGGGCAACATTCCGGCTCGGCCACGCTCGGCACCTTCGAACAGACACGTCCGATGGTTGCCGCGCAAGCGCTCGGAATTGCGCGGGCGGCACTGGAATACGCGACGGAGTATGCCAATCGGCGGGAAGCGTTCGGCGCCCCCATCATCGACAACCAGGGCATCGCGTTCCCACTCGCCGAACTGGCTACCGGGCTCGACGCGGCGCGCCTGCTGACCTGGCGGGCGTCCTGGATGGCCGCCAGCGGCGTGCCGTTCGAACGCGGCGAGGGGTCGATGTGCAAGCTGGCCGCCAGCGAGGTCGCGGTCCGCGCCACCGAACGTGCCATCCAGACGATGGGCGGCTGGGGTTACATCACCGACCATCCTGTCGAGAAGTGGTATCGGGATGCCAAGCTGTACACCATCTTCGAAGGCACCAGCGAGATTCAACGCATCGTGATATCCAATGCGCTCGGTGCCGCCGACGGCAAGCCGCCGCTGCATTTCGACCTCGAACCCACCGGCGGGCCGATCAACCGCGTCTTCGGTCGGGGCACGCCGCTACGCGGTCGCGCCGCCGACGCCGCGCTTGCCGCCAAGGACCGGGTGCCTGCGCCGATAATGCGGTTGGCGATGAACGTGTTGCGGCCGCCTCGAAAGTGA
- a CDS encoding integrase catalytic domain-containing protein, with protein sequence MGLTLAERRAVTEMTAIRYVVADRPAKSRILDELCANTGWHRNHARKALGAALQPKVVAPRRSPRPPVYGTDVIAALTVCWLVLGMPAGKRLAPMLTELVAVLRQFGELVIDDDTAALLVSMSAATIDRRLAGERAKRQLKGRRATKPGSLLRSQIPVRTWADWDDAKPGFVEIDLVSHDGGNTIGPFAFTLTVTDIATGWTENRSVPTKEAKCVLAALEGIADKMPFPILGVDSDNGAEFINVYLFLWCRKREITFTRARPTNKNDGCHVEQKNWAVVRTMVGYHRYDTAPEMLLLNEIWNLQSQLTNYFYPQQKLVTKVRDGAKVTKKYDKATTPFRRAINHPAMTDDRIASMARTHALINPAATQRQIQVLTAQLLKVTTSKSEPATRARIPKRAQSREATNPPSRAS encoded by the coding sequence ATGGGGTTGACGTTGGCCGAGCGCAGGGCTGTTACCGAGATGACCGCGATCCGCTACGTGGTGGCCGATAGGCCAGCCAAAAGCAGGATTCTGGACGAGTTGTGCGCCAACACCGGTTGGCACCGTAACCATGCCCGCAAGGCTCTCGGGGCGGCGCTGCAGCCCAAGGTGGTGGCACCGAGGCGAAGTCCGCGGCCACCCGTATACGGGACGGATGTCATTGCCGCGCTTACCGTGTGCTGGCTGGTGCTGGGGATGCCGGCCGGCAAGCGGCTGGCACCGATGCTGACCGAACTGGTGGCGGTGTTGCGGCAGTTCGGCGAGCTGGTCATCGATGATGACACCGCAGCACTGCTGGTGTCGATGTCGGCGGCCACCATTGATCGTCGCCTGGCAGGTGAACGGGCCAAACGCCAGCTCAAAGGGCGTCGCGCTACCAAGCCAGGGTCGCTGTTAAGAAGTCAGATCCCGGTCCGCACCTGGGCCGACTGGGACGACGCTAAGCCGGGCTTTGTTGAGATCGACTTGGTCTCCCACGACGGCGGAAACACCATCGGGCCGTTCGCATTCACCCTCACGGTCACCGATATCGCCACGGGGTGGACCGAGAACCGCTCAGTGCCGACCAAGGAGGCCAAGTGCGTCCTGGCCGCCCTAGAAGGCATCGCCGACAAGATGCCCTTCCCGATCTTGGGGGTGGACTCTGACAACGGAGCAGAATTCATCAACGTCTATCTGTTCCTGTGGTGCAGGAAACGTGAGATCACCTTCACCCGAGCGCGGCCGACGAACAAGAACGACGGCTGTCACGTCGAGCAGAAGAACTGGGCAGTGGTCCGCACCATGGTCGGCTACCACCGCTACGACACCGCACCAGAAATGTTGCTACTCAACGAAATCTGGAATCTTCAGTCCCAGTTGACCAACTACTTCTACCCGCAGCAGAAACTAGTAACCAAGGTCCGCGACGGCGCCAAGGTGACCAAGAAATACGACAAAGCGACCACCCCATTCCGCCGCGCGATCAATCATCCCGCCATGACCGATGACCGCATAGCATCCATGGCCCGAACCCACGCTTTGATCAACCCCGCCGCTACTCAACGGCAGATCCAGGTCCTGACCGCACAGCTCCTCAAAGTGACCACGAGCAAGTCCGAACCAGCCACCCGAGCCCGCATCCCCAAGCGCGCACAATCACGTGAGGCAACGAACCCACCCTCGCGCGCATCTTGA
- a CDS encoding pirin family protein: protein MPAITADTLTLPRIAAPAPADTERPVRSITTGPRGFEGEGFPVVRAFAGVAAADLDPFVHMDQMGEVEYEPGEPRGTDWHPHRGFETVTYMIDGRFAHQDSHGGGGLITDGATQWMTAGSGILHIETPPAELVERGGVFHGIQLWVNLPRADKFTAPRYQAIEGNEVKLLSSDDGGALLRVIAGDLDGHVGPGATHTPITLAHATIQPGARLDIPWNREFNALAYILSGQGTVGPVAHPIRQGQLAVFGPGDRVTVAAQPQQDPHRPALEVLILGGRPIREPVYQYGPFVMNSKAELVRALEDYQAGKFGTIPPNALMPHRP, encoded by the coding sequence ATGCCTGCCATCACAGCCGATACCCTCACCCTCCCGCGCATCGCCGCTCCCGCCCCGGCCGACACCGAACGCCCCGTGCGGTCGATCACCACCGGACCCCGTGGCTTCGAAGGCGAGGGCTTCCCGGTGGTGCGCGCCTTCGCCGGCGTCGCCGCGGCCGACCTCGACCCGTTCGTGCACATGGACCAGATGGGAGAGGTGGAGTACGAACCCGGCGAACCGCGCGGCACGGACTGGCATCCGCACCGCGGGTTCGAGACCGTGACCTACATGATCGACGGTCGCTTCGCTCATCAGGATTCCCACGGCGGAGGCGGACTGATCACCGACGGCGCCACCCAGTGGATGACCGCCGGTTCCGGCATCCTGCACATCGAGACACCGCCCGCCGAACTCGTCGAGCGGGGCGGTGTATTCCACGGCATCCAGTTGTGGGTGAACTTGCCGCGGGCCGACAAGTTCACCGCGCCGAGGTACCAGGCCATCGAGGGCAACGAGGTGAAGCTGTTGTCGTCGGACGACGGCGGGGCGCTACTGCGGGTCATCGCCGGCGACCTCGACGGTCACGTTGGCCCCGGAGCCACACATACCCCGATCACATTGGCGCATGCGACGATTCAGCCTGGGGCGCGACTCGACATCCCCTGGAACCGCGAATTCAATGCGCTCGCGTACATCCTGTCCGGGCAGGGGACGGTGGGTCCGGTGGCCCATCCGATTCGTCAGGGACAGCTCGCGGTGTTCGGGCCCGGCGACCGGGTCACCGTCGCGGCACAGCCGCAACAGGATCCACACCGGCCCGCTCTCGAGGTGCTGATCCTGGGCGGCAGGCCGATCCGCGAGCCGGTGTACCAGTACGGGCCGTTCGTGATGAACAGCAAGGCTGAGCTTGTCCGGGCGCTCGAGGACTACCAGGCCGGCAAGTTCGGCACCATCCCGCCGAACGCCCTTATGCCGCACCGCCCTTAG